From the genome of Hymenobacter sp. PAMC 26628, one region includes:
- the fumC gene encoding class II fumarate hydratase: protein MTQFRTEKDTMGTVQVPADAYWGAQTQRSIENFPIAQDINKMPKEIIRAFAYLKKAAALTNRDAGVLDAEKAELIGQVCDEILDGKLADSFPLVVWQTGSGTQSNMNVNEVVAYRGHVLHGGQLTDTQKFLAPNDDVNKSQSSNDTFPTAMHIAAYKILVETTIPGITKLRDALQAKSTEFMDVVKIGRTHFMDATPLTLGQEFSGYVAQLTHGLKAINNTLAHLSELALGGTAVGTGINTPPGYSENVARHIAELTGLPFVTAENKFEALAAHDAIVEAHGALKTVAVSLMKIANDVRMLSSGPRAGIGEISIPDNEPGSSIMPGKVNPTQCEALTMVAAQVMGNDVAITVGGSMGHFELNVFKPLMIYNFLHSARLIGDACVSFTDRCAVGIAPILPNIKKHVDSSLMLVTALNPHIGYYKAAEIAQTAHKNGSTLKETALQLGYLTAEQFDEWLKPEDMVGEIKK from the coding sequence ATGACGCAGTTCCGCACCGAAAAAGACACCATGGGCACCGTGCAAGTGCCCGCCGACGCTTACTGGGGGGCCCAAACCCAGCGCAGCATCGAGAACTTCCCCATCGCGCAGGACATCAACAAGATGCCCAAGGAAATCATCCGCGCCTTTGCCTACCTCAAGAAGGCCGCCGCCCTCACCAACCGCGACGCGGGCGTGCTCGACGCCGAGAAAGCCGAGTTGATTGGCCAGGTGTGCGACGAGATTCTGGACGGTAAGCTGGCCGATTCTTTTCCGCTGGTTGTCTGGCAAACGGGCTCAGGCACGCAGAGTAACATGAACGTGAACGAGGTGGTGGCCTACCGCGGCCACGTGCTGCACGGCGGCCAGCTCACGGACACTCAGAAGTTCCTGGCCCCGAACGACGACGTGAACAAGTCGCAATCGAGCAACGACACGTTTCCGACGGCCATGCACATCGCGGCCTACAAGATTCTGGTCGAAACCACGATTCCGGGCATCACCAAGCTGCGCGACGCGCTGCAAGCCAAGTCCACGGAGTTCATGGACGTGGTGAAGATTGGGCGCACGCACTTCATGGACGCCACGCCGCTCACGCTGGGCCAGGAGTTTTCGGGCTACGTGGCCCAGCTCACCCACGGACTCAAGGCCATTAATAACACGCTGGCCCACCTGAGCGAGCTGGCCCTGGGCGGCACGGCCGTGGGCACGGGCATCAACACGCCCCCCGGCTACTCCGAAAACGTGGCCCGGCACATCGCCGAGCTGACGGGCCTGCCCTTCGTCACGGCCGAGAACAAGTTCGAGGCCCTGGCCGCGCACGACGCCATCGTGGAAGCCCACGGGGCCCTGAAAACGGTGGCCGTGAGCCTGATGAAAATCGCCAACGATGTGCGCATGCTCAGCTCGGGGCCCCGGGCCGGCATCGGCGAAATCTCCATCCCCGACAACGAGCCCGGCTCCAGCATCATGCCCGGCAAGGTGAACCCCACCCAGTGCGAGGCCCTGACGATGGTGGCCGCCCAGGTGATGGGCAACGACGTGGCCATCACCGTTGGCGGCTCGATGGGCCACTTCGAGCTGAACGTGTTCAAGCCGCTGATGATCTACAACTTCCTGCACTCGGCCCGCCTCATCGGCGACGCCTGCGTGTCGTTCACCGACCGCTGCGCCGTGGGCATCGCGCCCATCCTGCCCAACATTAAGAAGCACGTCGACTCGTCGCTGATGCTCGTCACGGCCCTCAACCCGCACATCGGCTACTACAAAGCCGCCGAAATTGCCCAGACGGCCCACAAAAACGGCTCGACCCTGAAGGAAACCGCCCTGCAGCTCGGCTACCTCACCGCCGAGCAGTTCGACGAGTGGCTGAAGCCCGAGGACATGGTGGGTGAGATTAAGAAGTAG
- a CDS encoding diacylglycerol kinase family protein has translation MRSPQPRSLSAKVLLRRRVASFGHAFRGVGAALRSELHLRFHAVATVAVVGLGFYYGIARLEWALVALAVAAVWAAELVNTAIEALTDLASPGYHALAGRAKDVAAGAVLLAALGALVVGALVFGPRVFSGHA, from the coding sequence ATGCGTAGCCCGCAGCCCCGGAGCCTGTCGGCCAAGGTGCTGCTGCGGCGGCGCGTGGCCAGCTTCGGCCACGCGTTTCGCGGGGTGGGCGCGGCCCTGCGCTCGGAGCTGCACCTGCGCTTCCACGCCGTGGCTACGGTGGCGGTGGTGGGGCTGGGATTTTACTACGGCATTGCCCGGCTGGAATGGGCCCTGGTGGCGCTGGCCGTGGCCGCTGTGTGGGCTGCTGAGCTGGTGAACACCGCCATCGAGGCCCTTACCGACCTGGCCTCGCCCGGCTACCACGCCCTAGCCGGCCGGGCCAAGGACGTGGCCGCCGGCGCTGTGCTGCTGGCCGCCCTGGGGGCCCTGGTGGTGGGGGCCCTGGTGTTTGGGCCCCGGGTGTTTTCGGGCCATGCGTAG
- a CDS encoding GNAT family N-acetyltransferase: MDYTKNIVLENSRVRLRPLEAADFEALKAVAFDPEIWRYTLTRADDVLSLAAYISAAEQARQAGQRYPFAIIDRLTGELAGSTSYYNVVPDDQRLSIGHTWVGTAFQRTGLNRAAKHLLLCHAFDVLQYERVELETDSRNQKSQEAMRRMGATEEGTLRRHRFTQDNYRRDTVIFSIIRPEWDALRHTVFAEFDA, encoded by the coding sequence ATGGATTATACCAAGAACATCGTACTGGAAAACAGCCGCGTGCGCCTGCGGCCCCTCGAAGCCGCTGATTTTGAGGCCCTCAAGGCCGTGGCGTTCGACCCCGAAATCTGGCGCTACACCCTCACCCGCGCCGACGACGTGCTGAGCCTGGCCGCCTACATTTCGGCGGCTGAGCAGGCGCGGCAAGCCGGCCAGCGCTACCCGTTCGCCATCATCGACCGCCTCACCGGCGAGCTGGCCGGCAGCACCAGCTACTACAACGTCGTGCCCGACGACCAGCGCCTAAGCATCGGCCACACCTGGGTGGGCACCGCGTTTCAGCGCACCGGCCTGAACCGGGCGGCCAAGCACCTGCTGCTGTGCCACGCCTTCGACGTGCTGCAATACGAGCGGGTGGAGCTGGAAACCGACAGCCGCAACCAGAAATCGCAGGAAGCCATGCGCCGCATGGGCGCCACCGAGGAAGGTACCCTGCGCCGCCACCGCTTTACGCAGGATAACTACCGGCGCGACACGGTGATTTTCAGTATCATCCGGCCCGAGTGGGACGCGCTCCGGCACACCGTTTTTGCCGAGTTCGATGCGTAG